Below is a genomic region from Rhododendron vialii isolate Sample 1 chromosome 5a, ASM3025357v1.
AAAATCTTTCCTAATCTTTAACTTTCACATCagccaaatacaaaataaatcaaGGCTTACATATACATAAACACACTCACAACCTTCACcgatacaaaaaaagaaagaaagaaaaaactagCGATCGCTGAAGGTTTGTCTGATCGTTAACTATACACCCCAGCTGTCCGGACAGACACCCCGgttattacaaaaaaataagaactggATGGGAAAGTAAATTTCCAGCAGAAGCATGATCATGATGAGTTAATGAACGCAATTTGACATGAAAGTCTCTTACCAATTCTGAATAGACAAATATAGCATGCAAACAAATTTACTCTGTTTTTTTCTCACTTCGAGCCCTCTTGATTTCGCGGCCTAAATCTCCCTGAATTGCCGGAGGAAACATGGATTCGGCCTCTTCTTCGAAATCAATTCGGAGGCTCCGGCGAGCCTCCGGCGAAGCCtttctctttcttgattctcgtTTCCTCTGTCTTTTCGGGGCCGGCGGGCACTCTGTAATTTCCGGGATCATCTGATCCGTTGGAGTCTTGAATCCGTCGTCGTTTTCGGGAACCTCAATTGCCCCCGAAAATGGCGGGTTTTTAATAATGAGGtctagagaagaagaagaagccgtTGATTCAGTTTcgtctccttcttcttcttcttcttcttctctgtaattctcttcttcttcttcttcttcttctctgtaaTTCTCTGGCTCAATTGAGGCTGTTGTTTGACACCCATTCGGGGAATCTGAATTGGGTTTTGAGGAAACTTCGAATTGGATctgtttttggtcttttttgggGTTGGAGGCGTCTGAATTTGACGTCATGTAGAGGGATGGAATTCAGTGAACAtgaagacgagagagagagagagagagagagagagagagagagagagaaggggtgtTTGTTATGGAGATGCTATTACATGGGATATAATCTTGGAAATTTTACCGCCTTTTTCCGTTTCTTTAGCGAGTTCACTGAGCTTCACTCAGGGTTATGGCTCCTTTCTACACATGTAACACAtcataggagagagagagagagagagagagagagagagagtgggtttTAACAGAGCTCACATAAAGGGGAAGATTAAGAGAGTTTATGTGCATTGGATCCGTCGCCTGTAAGATACCTTTGCTCTCTCTTGTCTCTCACTCCCCCCACACGTGTAGTAAATGTTTATTTAGAGTGTGATAAATTGAAGATATGAGGCTATTTCTCTCACACACTATTGGCATACAAAAAGCCGCGACCGCGGACTCGGATTTTTCTGCAGCGGTGGAGCTGCAGAGGTTGCGACGGGGACAACCGAACGATCGACGGATGTACTATTAAGCTGATGCTTGTCTTGACTACTTCGCAAACAAAGTCCACGAGCGGAACGATGGTTTCTTATACCAAAGCTTGTTTTCATCATTTTAGGTGTATTAGAAAATGCAGTTTTTTAACGAGAGTAATTAGAAGAGATAGCTAAGGGATTTGTAGGTAGAGCGTGAACATCAAAATAGTTGTGAAATCTTGTGTGCATTTAAATGAATGGTTAAATTACTTAACGATTTAGCCGCCTTTGCATTCTAGTAGTTACTATATACATCGATGAATGCTACAAATTGGGAAAATCAAAATATCCGTATTAATGTGCACGTGAGATTATATAAACTCCTGGTTATATTTTACAGCAAACCTTATTAGTCTTCGATCGCATAATGGTCGCTAAAGAGCCCCACATGGTACTCACTCAAGTACCGTTTTTCTTAAAGTACGTCGAGAATGCCAGATAAACTCGCATAtcttaaggaaaaaaaaaaacaaatccttTTTATGGGATTTTTGAAGACTCTTTAACAGCCATTGTGCGACTGGAGACTAATACGGGGCCTAAGTTATACTAAATACTTTGATAGTTTAAGGTGATCTGTGGTCAAGTATAGAATTGTGTTGTAGGCCAGGGAAAATTTCGGAAAACGTGATAGTTCAGGGGGGAAAGATGTAATAAAAGGGCCCTTCTTTTATGATGTCTCCATCTACAACGTTTAATGCATCTATGCACGTGGTATGGGTACATAGGCCATAGTGGGGGGGACCAATCTCTGATGTGAAACCCTCTCATTTTCTcgggatattttttttgatccgattcTCGCGATATTACTAATCCTTTCCTTTATCTTGCAAACATGGGTGCTGTCCTCGTCCGGGTCGTCTAATTTCGGCAATGAACGACTCAAATTTCATCTTAACAATGAACGGATAGACGTTTGAGATTATTCGGCTAAGATGAAATATGAGCCGTCTATTGTCGAAATTGATGACCCAGATGGGTGTTGTACCTTATGGGACAATAGGGTCCCCGAGTTCAGTATTTTTCAAGAAAACTCTTCTCACTTAAttctaaaattttattaatttatagaAGCTTTATTCTTATCTGGAAATTGAGcgattaaaaaattatttttagataAGTTGGGTCTGAGATCCTTTTGGGTCGAGACTTTGTATTAAGTAATTTGGAAGCTTATTGTTTAAATTTATATAGTAAATATTAGCAATTTTACTACAAATTTAAATATGCTTGTACTAAAATTGGAACTCTGTGATCTCAAGTAAAATCTAGGACTGTAATATAAATAAACTTAGTTCCACATCTTGCAAACACCCTCATAATATACATATTCAGATGATATTCTTCCTATGCTctccttcttccttttttttgtttttgtgacaTTCCCCTCCTTTTATGTCGCACTATTTTAGCATGTGCATTTGGTTTTTTATTCCAACGATTATGATAACTTGACACTACATCAATCAAACAGCGACAATGTGGTCAGAGGTGGGGATGGCGGTTGTGCCATTCCAGGCAGCAACAGAGGCTGATTTCCCAAGTCGCGGTGGTGGCAAGAAAGTGTCTTTCTGATGACGGGGCTATTAGGGTTCTTGAGGACTGCTTGGGCTGTTTTTTTATGAGCTGATTGTAATATCTGGATTTTTTAGACCTATAGGAGTACCGTGTTTGGGCTTCGGCCCAACGGGTGTCCTTAATTGGCTTCTTACCAATCGTCGgttttgggtctcggattgggCAGATGACTAAACTTTGAGCATAATGTTATTTCCTTGCTCCTATTAGTCTTGAGCATGagcatgaaatttttttgctgttaaaaaagaagaagtgaggCTAGCAATAACCACATAAAGCCAACCCAAGGAGACTAATTCACTTTTCTGTTGGGCAAGATTCAACCTCTCAATTGAGGGTGCTCATTGTTTTATATCATTtgcatttgttttcttgttcttgattgGACAATCATgggcaacaaaagaaaatataatacTACGTAAGATATAGCCTATCTAGTTGtagttgagaaaaaaaatgctcTTGTGAACAAGCCTTGATGTATTTTAGCAGTATTTTAATTATATGTGACGTCAAATATAGGACAAAGAAATGGGACAAAATGCCGGCCCCTACATCTCACATGGGCTTATTTGAATGGATTCAAAAGGATAAGGACTAATACTATAGAATTATAAATCAAACATTCAAGGAATCTTAAATTTCGGATAAGTGTGTGTAAATTACCATGAGTTTTAGTCAAGCTGAAAATATAATAATTGTTGATATTTTAGAGAATTAAATTACCAGTGCTCGGTATCTACATACAATTTgaatgtttttttgggtgtgggtTTCAATACCTATGTAAGCGCTCGTACAAAATATTTGTGGTTATGTAATTTTTCATCTACAAATTCCTAGTGGTGATGATATGTATAAATATACGTgtgtaaattgaaaaataattctgacactccacttttttaCGCTAAAAGACAAGATTTGGAGAgttattataaaaaattagagcGCCAAAATTATTTGCAGTGTAAATTATGTGATATAAAAATTTGATAGCAATTTTTATCGTTTTGGCAACCTAGGATCCTTCTCCCCCAACTCCAAATGGAATCGAAGATTATCTATAGAGTTATTGCACTTTTTGATGTGACTGATAAATCATAGTAATTGGATGCATTCACAAACATCTATCGAAAGATTATCTATAAATTAttaattgtttatatttttatatttcgaAGATTATCTATTGGTCAAAAAGtgtgttatttttaattatttatatttttcattatgagagttaaaaaatatgcaatataaatcatatttgatagattttaattaattttattaaacaaatttctgaaatcacataaaatttcataaatcgaaagatataaacattttaaaattaCACGGAGTTccaaaaaggtcactcatttGGGAACGGAGGTTCTTGAATTCTCTACTCTCGATGTGCATGACTTGCCACCGAAAACGAAATTAGTTGAGATACGTGTAAGTTAGCTCGGACACCTCTCTAACTGTGAGGAAAAAACCATCCATCTTtctctgtctgtctgtctgtccACGATTCGTCAGAATATCGTGATACGAGAAATGGACGGTATGTTAGACGAAAAAGGTCCCAAGCATAAAGCGGCGGGGCCACAAGCCGAGTTACATTGTTTTCAACGTCAGAAATAGGAGTAGCCATTAACCTGGAAAGCCTATCCTACGCTCCTGTAACTTGCGTGCAACAGACGCTCCAGCCTTTTCGGGGCTGTCTTTCTTCTGAGAGATTGTTGTATTGAGGAATATGTGGGAATTATCTCGGGTTTCCTCATAAAATTATACGTATAATAATCTGAGAGTATCGTTACGTAATACTTTGAGGATTTGGGTCAACACAACACGTGTAGTGCGGTCGATTTGATTATTCATCTCAGCAATTGATGGCTTAAATTTATAAGCTCAGATTCTGTTTGTGTCGAGATGGACGGCCAGATGCCATTCTATAGCCCGGATCACTTTTCAATCACttatttttgtggggttttcCACTAAATATATGAACCTCATAAGAATGTGCGATATAACTCAAAACATTGGAAATTGTTTAAAACATTTGATGTGCCAAAAATAGTGTATCATAATTGGATTGTCATTCGGTGCCCTAGCTCTTCTCCACCGCACATAGATGTGAGTACTATACACGTACTTGTTTTCGGATCCACATTAGTATGTGATGGAGAAGAGCCTTGGCATCGCCAATGTAATTTCTATATGCACATATTTCGGTCCATAAATTCTGTCAAAGATGTGTTCAAAATTATCCTAGCCATGACGTGTCAATTCTCATCATTTTACGAAGCTCACGTGTATCAGACAGTTTCGAACACAATCGCGCTCAAATTCGTactagcaacattttttttggatgtgggattttatttgcaaaaatgctacttgcacaaccgttgtgttggttgtgtatgTAATTCTGActgtccagatgtatttggacggtctagattttaaaaaaactcttccaaggaaaagtttaacttttatggggaagagtttgagcgaatcctggccatttattacagcaacggatagctagagattggttgtgtgttgtattTTACACAACTGTTGTGTctgtagcacttttgttttagaagctttctttttggtaaataatttactaattaagCTGAGTTTAATAAATGATTTTTGCAGTTATTTAGGATTATGTACGCTTATGGTAAACAAATTACTTTTGCATCGTTTTACCTTTTTTGGTACATAATTTACTAAGCCGAGTTTAGTGATTAATTTACAATCACTGAGGTTGGTAATGTATGTTAATTGTACCATTAAGGCAAACTAATGGTTTCCGTTAATGTCTTTTGTGATTAAGAGAGATTAAATCATAGTAATAAAGAGGGAGGTATAAAATGGGAATCCGGGCATTCATTTTTGGTGCaatggggttttaagaaaatgtgagaaaaaaaaatgaagaaaataacagaaaaaagaCATTTGAATCGAACGCTACAGCAAAATAATTCATACTACCTTCGTTTCAATTTGtatcttaatttcaaaaaattgtctatattttacaatttaaaatactttttccgACTATTTGATTGAAGGAAAATATGATGTATGAACCATTATAAAATATGAAGGAAAATATGATGTATGAACCATTATAAAATAAGAACCACCAACACTTAGATGTgtttcattaacaaaaataagaaccttagcagaatCGGATCTTAATCCACAAACCAATTTATGATATAAGGGACAATCTTAACCAAATACTTTTTGACCCACCAAAGAGTAACTAATTCCAGATTCCTAGAAAATGAAGgtttagaaaatgaaggtaatttcaagcttcaaaatcatgtgtttacgcaaataatttttctaccaatatggatatttttttatagatctcattgagatcttttaaacggtaaaaaaaaattaaaaaaatattttttatttttattatatttgagcttgaaattaccttttttttgaaaaataaggtttaaaaagaaagcgaaacGGAGAGGATCAGGATTTTCTCCGGTCGCTGAAGGGACTACTCGGTCCTGTCCAGTCTCTTTCGAGCCCTTTTTAGGTCCGTTTTGATGATCAAGAACATTGATATTTTAGACTTCGTCGAGAACATTAGTCACGGAAAGACTCATGTTAATCGGATACTGTTTTTTCTATTCTCGAAAACATATTAATCTCTAACAAAAATAGGTTTAAAAAATATTGCAACATAtattggataataaaaactcattttttttataggtaaATGCATTTCAAAAGCACATTTAACGGTATCAATTATCATGAATTTTGGCATTCCTGATAAcattctcgacgagctctaaaatATCAACTATTCCGATCATGAAAACGGCCCCGAGAAAGACCCGGAAACATACTGAACAGGACCGTCTCCAGTCCCATGGATCCTGATCCTCACTAAAAAGTAATGTCCCTAAAATAAACTCTCGTGAGGCCGGCATGATTGCACATATGCATATGTCACATCCAAAAGTTTCATTATTTTACCTCCATTGCCAACCCGAAATTTAATTAATGAATCTCCACTTGGTATTTTGTATTCGTATGTACGTAGGAATACTAGGAATAATCTAGCATTAGCGAATACAATTAACATATTCTGAGTAGATACAATCGTTTCGATATGCTATGGTTCGATCACAGGGTTTAAGAAAGAGTAAAATGCCGTTTCTAGTATTGTAGGGAGTActaattttgttgaatttttggacCTTTAAAGAGATACAATTGTTGATCCCGCccttatttttaagtattaaggctctgtttgtttgggtgtaaaatatttttcggtgaaatattttaccttttccggtgtttggttgtgtaaaaaattaggaaaaccatcaattggatgaaaatgatttactcttaaatcttctgtaagttatttttcgaaatgaacatactgcaattctcactgctcagtttcctcgatcgcCAGTCCTgatccacgttcaattccaatatttctagatctctccaccgtttaagtcCCCATTGTAGGATTTCGtaagaaaccctaaacccaagaACTCATGTCAAAccattgaagaaaataatacCGGATGTGTACCTGTTGCCATGGAGGATGAAAACCTAAGTGCGTGGTTATTCGTCTTCCGCCCCCAAAACCATACTCTTGATTTTTTACCTTAATCTCACACTGGGATGGTATGAGAAAAGAGGCTAGGGCTGGAGTGGGGACCTTGACCACTTATTTATAAACCCTGGTTCCTTCATAGCCCATCATAATAGATGGAACCATATTGGACCATTTAATTAGTCTCTACATATAAAATAAGTCCGCACCACTTAATGCACGTGATATGACCCAAATACGTGCTAATAGAGACGTGTCCATTACCCGGGTCATATTTATTGAACGATCACAACCTTATGGGTAATACCGACATCACTCAAGCCTTATTCGACAacatacaatatttaattttataatcTATGTAGGCCCATCAACAGAAAATTGCTAACACCCAtccctctctctacactattttgttgatttctgaaaatattttaaagtgccaatcaaataccgaaaaataaaaatttgaaatttattttctgaaaaaacattttacatgaaaaatattttacattgtaaatatttgacatcgaaacaaacggagcctaagtctTGACAAACATTCAAATAAGTAGTAGAATGGATTTGTTATCTGAATATTTATAGCAACGGATGATCCCTTTTCATTAGTTCGTTAGAGCAACTCCAATGGTGagtaaaaaaaaaggtcacAAATATGATTCCATTCTACACCATTTTGTGGGTCATCTTTTTTCTAAAGCTCACTTCTTGGAAGATTTGAGGTCACATATTTAAGGCTCTAAACGAATCAAGCTACTTAAGTTTGAGTTTGTATTCGTTcgttaaaagcttgttcaagattGATTTGCTACATGAACAAACCAagcttaaacatttttttgaagttcgttaagatttcaagccaagcttgaacaagctACTACTCGACTCGTTCGGCTTAGTATGTATAAGAAATTTAAGCTACTTGAGATCGGCTCGTGTTTGACTTGATTGAAGCTCGTATGAGATTGGCTCGTCTCATAAACAAGTTAAGttcgaacatatttttgaagctcgttaaagTTATTAAACCAAATTTAATTAACTACCTGCTTGGCTCGTTTGGTTTGTTTATCACCCCTACAGCACATAtttgcttttatgtgaagccaataTCCAGAGTTGACATTTCCGTCCCTCCCAGATAGAGGCGACTTCGACTTGCAAGAAGTTATCGATTCTCCATACTTCTTCAATTGACTGTCCACAGAGGCTGTGCTGCATTCTTTGTAACTCGACCAGAGGATATTCCTCTCTTCATTCACCGGAAAAGTGTCAAAGACTCGGCTGAAGTGGTATCCCCGGAAATGGGGGCTGATCTTACTAGACGGCATGTAAGTTGGAATTGAAATCTCTGGTTTCACCCCAATGAATTTGTGGGCATGGAATTTGATGTCTGCAATTGCGATGGGGCTTGGCAGTGGGATTCCAGAAGTCGGAACCTCGTATTTTCTTCAGTTCCGCTGATTTCCGGAAAATAACAAAAGGGTAATGGTTGACGGCACCGATTCGTTCGTTACCATTGCTGATTGATCATGGCGGTAAAATTGGTGTACAATCTTGTGCTCACCAGTTGATTCATTTTTTGTAGTATGTGGTATAGAACAGGGGATTGTAACAGGGAAGATGTAGCCCTGTTTTGTATAATTGTGTATATTATGAGCATTAGAGAAATTTCCAAGGGTATTTCATAAATGTTGCTTTTCATAGGAGAACAATAAAGACTGCAATTGATGAAAATGTGTGTTTACTAGCTCTTCCTGTGTTTCAATCCTTGTGCTTCCGGTAGGCAAAATCCTACAGTACTTCTCCTTGTGTTGCGAATTTTAACGTTGATTGTATCTATTTTGAAGATGTCAGGTTCTCCTCAATTTGAACCGATCGGATGTCTTCCACCTCACATTCTCTCCTCTCATTTTGTTACGAAAAAGTTCGCATCGCCTTAGCACGAACACAGCTGTATCAAAAGCAAACAACGAACACAAATCAACAATTGAGAGTAATTACTCGGCAAGACAAATCCATATCATGTAGTAAATTGAACACAAGAAAGAAAATGGATCTCGTGTGTGTGTTTGAGCAATTGAACAAGAAAGACCAGCAACATGCCACACTTCAACTCATCCGTTAGACGTTATCATAAATGGACAGATTCAAACAGCTACTTTAATAGAACTCAATACAGCCCTCCGCTAAGCACTACAAAGTGCAGTCCTTTACTGATTATTGGATTCATAGGTAAAAATATAGTAATTCAAGCCAAGGAACAAATGCTCTCTCCCGTACTTGGGACTACAACAACTAAGTCTGCAGCGATTGAATCCTGTCGAAATCTATGTTCTACACTATTCCTCCGTGAAGACAATTCTACAACAGTCCTGCATTTCATGAACAATTGATATTAGACTACAAACGAACTGTTTATTAATCTACAACTTACAAATAAAAACaaccaaagaaagaaaaccacTCAAGCTTTTGCCCTCGCAAAGGAAACAAACTGCCCTATTTGGGTGGGCAAGGACATGAAAAAATGGAACCAACCATAACAAAAATGAAACATGACATGTAACGGGATTTGATTGGATAGTCACCGCTAGTCAAGACCGGGAAATTTCAAAGCTGTGTGCTGCAGTTATAATGTCAGATTTTGGGAAACTTCCCATGCTATTTTTGCTTCTCTGCAGCCTGCTCAGAATAAAGGACAAAATTAAGATAGATAATACACCAAACTAACCATATTTGCCCATTACCTAGAACAACATGAAACTTGGCAAGCAAAAAGAAATATGTTGTGTGACAAGGAACATTTGACATGCAGTGAGCCAGCATAGGCCAAAATCAAGACAAATAAGGAACTACTACAAAAAACATACTCTATATAACTCTCACAATCTTCACATAACAATGCACCGTCCAAATGAAAACTATGTGATGAAAATCCCCAGCTCTTTTATTTTACCCAAATGAACAGAACAATAGCAGAAGCACTGACAACAAGCATCCTTATCTCATCTTCATGTTCTCTGAAGTCCTAAAATAAGAACATCACATATCTATACTAGACAAAAAGTACTTCCAGACGCAAGAGGTCAGGTATGAGACAGACCCCCTTCCCGATCTCGATCATGCCTAGAGAGACCCAATCTCCATTTCTACCTCACTTGTACCCTTAGTTGCACAAAGTGGGGACGGGAGAGGGAGCCTGGCCAGGAGAGCGAAGATTGTTAAAGCTCCTCGTTTGAGAGCTTTGGTGGGAGTGTTTAGGAACAATTCCATAGAACTACAAATATATAATCTACAAAAGTACAATTATATTTCAAAAACCGAATAACTTAGCGAAAAATAAAATCAGTACTAACTCCACAATTACATGAAGTACAGTGAACTGAAATATACATAGAAGGACTTTGTACAAAATCTGTACTTCCAACTAGAGGAGTGTTTCTATATTATAGAAATAGGCAATGATGTAGTTTGTACAAAACATAAACCACCAAGTATGGTTTTATTGAAATAAGTAAATACAATGTTTACACTAGTACCTGAGCAGATTTAAGTTAATATTATCGTATTTTCATATCAGTACTTCATATTTTCTGTTAGtatctttcttttgtttctttgggGATTTTCATGCTTGGGAGGTTCTACTCTAGTTATGAGCGGGCTCTTTTTCAATGGGAGCAAGGTTCTTAGGGGATTCTGACTTGGAGTGTGGAAGCGAGGATCTAAGGTGGCTTCGCCACCAGGGTAGGAGGTTCCAGCAACTAAGCTTACCTATACCTGAGCTGGCCCAACCCTGATTAAGCATTACAAATGATGTCAGGTCAATGAACAATCTCAAAATGAAGACAAGAGAGTTGCAAATCTCGCAGGCCAACTCAATAACATTATGACAGTATTGTGGACATTGATCTTTTCTTCACTGCAGCTGCTCTCATTGACGTGTGCCTAGACTCATACATATTCATGTCATCCACGTATTCTTACATTCACAATAGCCTAATGGTAATAGACAAGCCAAATCAAATCTGAGATTGTTAATGTGTGGACGGGAGGATGGGAGGGAAAGTGAAGGTGACATGCACAAACTTTTTGCATCATTTTCTTCAATACTGAGTCTTCAAATAATTGGTGCCCAGCACCCACAAGATTACTCAGCTTTGGACCCTCAGGTTCTGCGTGTTTAAGGGGGCTTGAAAAAGCAGTAGTTTTGGCTGGATCAAGAGGCAGGACCAGTAAAGGACTTGAGAGATCTCCACACACACTACCGGTAGCAGCAACCTGCAGAATGAACAAATTGGTCCAATCAATCATACAAATCCTTGGTAACTATCACAAAACTAATGGAAATGATACCAAATCCTGAGTGCCACCAGAGAGAGCAGTCAACAGAAGTTTATAACGGACTAACAACTTACAGCTGCATCTTTAGACGCCATCACAACAAGTGCAGAGCCTCTTTTCTTGGAACTCTTGATCACTACATCTTCAACCTCACCAAACTGCTCAAACAACTCCTTCAGtcgttgagcactataatcctCACCAATCTTCTCCCAATACACCTTAAGCACCTTCTCCTTGTCCAaaccgctaccaccaccacctttaCTCTCCCTTCCGCCAACTGCTGCATTCTCCGTTCTCCGTGGATTCGTTGATGCAACTTTATTGGCATGTTGGGCACGAATTCTAGAAATCTCTTCATGGAGTTTCCTAGTAATTCGCTCTTCTTCCTCCTGAGCTTTTGTTACAGGGTCAGGAGCAAAAGCAGCCTTCTCTCTTTCATCAAGATCAGACATCATCTTCCGTCGCTTGGAGCCCTGCTGTGATTGGTGGAGA
It encodes:
- the LOC131326390 gene encoding uncharacterized protein LOC131326390, yielding MTSNSDASNPKKDQKQIQFEVSSKPNSDSPNGCQTTASIEPENYREEEEEEEENYREEEEEEEGDETESTASSSSLDLIIKNPPFSGAIEVPENDDGFKTPTDQMIPEITECPPAPKRQRKRESRKRKASPEARRSLRIDFEEEAESMFPPAIQGDLGREIKRARSEKKTE
- the LOC131326391 gene encoding uncharacterized protein LOC131326391 isoform X1, with amino-acid sequence MDDEFDHYTFLGLPSGEEGANLSEKEITKAYRKKALELHPDKRPDDRNANADFHQLHASYAILKDEKARKLFDDLMRVKRKKALHQSQQGSKRRKMMSDLDEREKAAFAPDPVTKAQEEEERITRKLHEEISRIRAQHANKVASTNPRRTENAAVGGRESKGGGGSGLDKEKVLKVYWEKIGEDYSAQRLKELFEQFGEVEDVVIKSSKKRGSALVVMASKDAAVAATGSVCGDLSSPLLVLPLDPAKTTAFSSPLKHAEPEGPKLSNLVGAGHQLFEDSVLKKMMQKVCACHLHFPSHPPVHTLTISDLIWLVYYH
- the LOC131326391 gene encoding uncharacterized protein LOC131326391 isoform X2: MDDEFDHYTFLGLPSGEEGANLSEKEITKAYRKKALELHPDKRPDDRNANADFHQLHASYAILKDEKARKLFDDLMRVKRKKALHQSQQGSKRRKMMSDLDEREKAAFAPDPVTKAQEEEERITRKLHEEISRIRAQHANKVASTNPRRTENAAVGGRESKGGGGSGLDKEKVLKVYWEKIGEDYSAQRLKELFEQFGEVEDVVIKSSKKRGSALVVMASKDAAVAATGSVCGDLSSPLLVLPLDPAKTTAFSSPLKHAEPEGPKLSNLVGAGHQLFEDSVLKKMMQKAAEKQK